The sequence CTCCTTTTGTGGAAGAGTAGTCAAGTAGTTGTGGGCTACCTTTATAAGCTGTGACTGAAGTGGTGTTAATAATGGCGCTACCTTCTTTGAGGTACTTCATCGCTGCTTTTGTTAAGAAAAACATTGAGAAAATATTAGTACGGAAAGTCCGCTCTAATTGCTCTTTACTAATATCTTCGATACTTTCTTGCGGGTGTTGTTCGGCAGCATTATTAACAAGAATATCGAGCTTACCAAACTCATCGACTGTTTGTTGCACCAGTTGCTGACAAAAGGTTTCATCGCCAATATCACCGGCTATGGTTACTGCACGTCGCCCTTGTGCTTCTACTAAATGCTTAGTTTCTTTGGCATCATCATGTTCGTTTAGGTATGCGATCGCTATCTCTGCCCCTTCTTTAGCAAAAGCGATCGCTACAGCACGACCAATACCACTATCTCCACCAGTTATTAATGCTACTTTATTCTTTAATTTGCCACTTCCTTGATACTGTGAATCTTCAGCTTTGGGTTTTGGCGTCATTTCTGATTCAATACCCGGTTGCTGTGCTTGTTGCTGTGGAGGTTGTAGTGTTTGTTCTTCTGGCATATGTTAGTGATTTCCTGAAAATTGACAAAATAGTTATTAGTTAGTGGTTTCGTTGATTATATGAACGGTTAAAACCGACAATTTATCTTCTAAACCCGCCCGTGCAGTAGTTAGTGGGTAGTGATACCATTTCACTTTTTGAGTGATTCATATTCAACCCCTCCCAACCTCCCCTTAGTAAGGGGAGGTGCCGTAGGCGGTGGGGTACATCCATATCAGCCTTTTCGTGAAATAGTATGAGTAGTGGATAGTGAACTACTAACTACTAACCCATCACATTTTCAAAACTAAACCTTGGATCGAAAATTCAATCCAAGGTTTAACTTTTGCTTTCGCACCCGACTGCCGTTTTTGAGTTAGATTTTTAGCCCCAAATGAAGGTTGTGTGTACCAATTGCCATTAAAGCAAAACTACTCCCCAAGAGAAGTGCTCCCCACACCTAAGCACGCTCTTTATATGACAAGGGAACATTACAACACAACTCTACCGCGATGAAGGATTTTTCCTTTTCATCTTTTTATAAAATAACTCCGATTCTGTTGGAGATTATCAGCCTTAAGTTGTAAATAAATACAAGTTATGTCAATCTTAAGAAGTAATTTACTTCATTAAATATCTGTTTTACTCAGTATTATATTGGCAATAAAACTAACTTTATAATTATGAGTATTCTCATGTCTTTGGAACTATAAAAGTAACTTTAAAGACATAAGACTTAGGTATAGACAAATGGCTGATCTCTATAGTGAGGAGTATCAATTAAGAATTTGCAAAATATTAAGTCAAAGAAGTGTTGCATCTCATTAACATCTAATTATTTATTGAGATATATCTGAGATTAATAAAATTTACTTAGAGGGTAAAGCAGGGGTAGTGCTATGCAAATTGTGAACATTTCTGACGGGAAAGAAACTGACCCTTTTCGACTTCTTCAGTCAACGTTGCGCGATCGCTGGCAAAATATTGAAGGTCCTACAAATAGCGACGTTGATATTTTAGTCGTTCCTTCCCTGAGTATCGACCAGCGAGAACTCAAAAAGGTAGAAGGGTACGAACACTATGAAGAACGGCTTTTATTTTCCTTGATTCGGTTGTGGAATCCACGCAACAGGCTGATTTATGTCACTTCTGTACCACTTCATCCCAGCATCATCGATTATTATTTACAACTGTTGCCAGGAATTCCCTTTTCTCATGCTCGCAATCGCTTACTGCTTCTGTCCACTTACGATTCTTCTCTCAAACCCTTGAGTCAGAAAATATTAGAACGCCCCCGCTTACTCAATCGTATTCGTCAAGCCTTAAGATTAGACAAATCATTTATGATATGTTATAATACAACGCCTTTAGAATCAGAATTATCTTTAAAATTAGGCGTCCCCCTATACGCTGCTGACCCAAAATTGCAAATTTGGGGAACCAAAAGTGGCAGTAGAGAAATCTTCGCAGAAAGTGGGGTACCGCATCCAGATGGTAGTCAGAGAGTTTGGAGTGCAGACGATCTAGCACAAGCTGCCGCCGAATTGTGGGAGCGCCAACCAACATTAAAAAGGATGGTGGTAAAGCTCAATGAAGGCATTTCCGGAGAAGGTAACGCGCTTTTAGATTTGAGACCAATCGCTGAACTTGCACCTGATCAAGCTTCTCATGCCCACAGAGTAGCAGCGATTAGCGATTGTTTCCCCAAGCTACGTTTTCAAGCCAAACAAGAAACTTGGGAGAACTTTTCAGAACGAATCACTGAGCTAGGAGCAATTGTCGAAGCATTTGTAGAAGGAGAGATTAAGCGATCGCCCAGCGTGCAAGGACGGATTACACCCTTAGGCGAAGTAGAAATCCTCTCCACCCACGACCAAATTCTCGGAGGGCCAGACGGACAAATTTATCTTGGCTGTCGTTTTCCTGCTGACAAAACCTATCGGATGCAATTACAACAATTAGGATTGAAAGTTGGCAAAAAACTCGCCGAAAAAGGCGCATTAGAAAGATTTGGCGTAGATTTTATCGCCGTTGATCAAGGTAATGGAGAGTGGGATTTTCAAGCAATAGAAATCAATCTGCGTAAAGGCGGCACCACCCATCCCTTTATGACCCTGAAATTATTAACTAACGGGCGCTATGACCTTTCTACTGGCTTATTTTACTCTCAACAAGGACGTCCCAAATATTACATTGCCACCGACAACCTGCACAAAGAGCGCTATCAAGGGCTTCTACCCAACGACTTGATGGACATAATTGCCCAACATAGGCTGCATTTTGACACCGGCACCGAAACAGGAACAATATTCCATTTAATGGGTTGTCTTTCTCAATTTGGCAAGTTGGGATTAACCAGCATCGGTGATTCTCCCCAACAAGCAGAAGAAATTTATAATAAAGTCGTCAAAGTTCTAGATGAAGAAACTGGCGGCAATAATAACAATTTCTCCAGTTTCTCAGAATACTCTTTTCCCCCTACCTGGGATGGATTTAGTTGTTAGGGACTTAATCAGTTAACAGTGAACAGTGAACAGTTATCGGATGTATTGGTGTTAACTGGTAACTGATAACTGGTAACTGACATACCTAATCTCCATTTGTGTACAATCAACTCAGCCTTTGTGTATTAGCGGTTGTGTCTAACAAGAGCGCGGTTCACTGCATAAATCCAAACTGCCTACGTCCTTATCCCCAACCTTGGGGTAACAAATTTTGCAACAGCTGTGGTGCGCCCTTAGAGCTGATAGACCGCTATGTGCCTATGGCGCGTTTAGGATCTGGAGGTTTTGCCCAAATTTATACTGTTTGGGATCAAAAAACACAAACAGAAAAAGTGCTGAAGGTATTGGTAGAAGATTCACCAAAAGCCCTAGAATTATTTGCCCAAGAGGCAGCAGTTTTAAGTTGTCTACGACATCCGGGTGTTCCCAAAATTGATACTGATGGTTATTTTCAACGCTATTGGTCAGATTCTCAAGGACAACTGAATCTGCCTTGTTTGGTAATGGAAAAAATTGACGGGCAGACGCTGGAAAATATTTTACAAAATTACTATCCTCAAGGATGCCCCCAAGAACTAGTGTTTAATTGGTTAACCCAAGCCGCAGACATTCTAGAGCATTTACACCAACGCAATATCATTCATCGTGACATCAAACCTTCTAACTTAATGTTGCGCAATCCTTCACCAATAGCAGGAGAGCAGTTGGTGCTCATCGATTTTGGTGGCGCAAAACAATTTGAAAAGACAAATATTAGTTCAGAATCGCGATCTACAAAATTATTTTCTTCTGGCTACAGTCCACCAGAACAAATAGCCGGTGTAAATATTGGGCCTGCGGCTGATTTTTATGCCCTCGGTCGGACGATGATTGAATTATTGACGGGCAAACATCCAGCAGATTTAGAAGATCCACTCACCGGAGAATTTAGTTGGCGCAGGCAAGCCAATGTTAATCCAGTATTTGCAGACTTGCTTGATGAGATGGTAAGCGAGGATGCGCGATCGCGTCCAGCAAATACAGCTATTCTTCAAAGACGTTTGGCACAAATCTCTGATGCATTTTCCAGCAATGTCGGACAAACTAGCCGCCACATTACTCCTCCTGTACGCACAACTGCACCAGCTCCGATTTCGACATTTTTCTGGGAACTAGAAAAAACTCTTCAACAAGCATTTACTAGTTCTACTAATATTGTCAGAAAAATTATAGTTTTTATATTTCGGGCGATCGTTCAGCTGATTAGAGCCTGCCTAGATACAATTTGGTCAATGTTTTTGACTTGTATCGGTGCTGGGATTGGTACAATTATTGGCTATTTCTTTGCATATCGGACAACCTGGGGAGCAGAAGTTGGTGAAGTTTTATCTGAGCAACTAACTGTATTACTGGCAAATAATCAATCTATACTGGGTTCAGAGATTCTGATATTTGCGGGCGCTGGTTTCGGAACTGCATGGGGATTGACGGTAGCGGGAGGCTACGGTCAAAGACGACGGTTTTTAGTCGCCTCACTGATGGGTATGATTAGCTACAGCTTTGGTTGGTTTATTTTGCAATTATTTACACCCAAAGATAATGGTGAGGGTTTGGTAGGATTGATTTTAGCTGCTGTTTCCCTGTTTATTTTAGGGTTAGGTCTTCGCAGCCATCAAATAGTTCATGCTGTCATTGCCGCTTTTGGCACTGCCATTCCATTTGCACTTTTGATGAGTTTGAAGCTTTCATCAAATTTGTTTGACTTATTTCGCCCCACTAATAATTGGGAAGAGTTGTGGCTGAAAATAGCCTTTTTTGGTCTTATTGGTATTTTTATTAGCTTCTGGCTAGGTGTGAGTTATTACCTAATAGTGCCAGGTTTACGCTTGCTGGGCTGGCGTAAATAAATATCCCCCTCACCACTAATTCTTGGTTTGGGGGATATTATAATTGGTTGTCTATAGAGTTTTCAGTATAATTCGTTCTTGATGAGTCTATTCTAGGAACTACTATTAATTTTGACTAGCTAAAAGACTGGTGTATACCGTACTTTTACAGTTTCTTTATTACGACTTCATACTTAACAATTCCCAATCTAAATAACTCCTAATTCACTTTTGTATTGACTGGTTTTGGCAAACTTTTCCTTGATGCTTATGAACTTTATTTATAAAGTTTTAATATTTTTACCATAAAAGTTTTATGTAATTTTGACTAGTTTTCAAATTATCAAGTTACATTATTTTTACAGTTTCTTCATCACTTATTTATACTGACTAATTTTCTGACGAGTCTTATTCTGCTAGCAGAATACAACTTAGAGATGATTTATCAAGTAAACCTTAAACTGTAGGGGAGCCAGTGCGCCCTTGCGGCAATGCCCTGCTTGTAGACGCCCGGAGGGCGGCTTCCCGTGAGGTAGCACCTGGCCTGGCGTTGCGTTAAAGCACTGCGTTACGGCTAATTCTAATTCTCTCAAACTCTCAAATTCTTGCATAACCGTAACACACCCTACTAACAAGGTAGTCCCGATGAACCAAGTTTCACCAGCAGGCAAAAAACCTTACCCCCTGCCCCTCTCCGAACTCGCACACAAGGAAGTACGATACTACTGTCGTGAATTCTGAGCGAACTATTCCTTAACATTTCTTTATCATTAAAAAAAGTGCGCGATTGAATTGGAAAATGCTTACCCATATTAAAGATTTAGCAAAAACACTCGCTCCCCGCTTAATAGAAATTCGCCGTCACATTCATTCTCACCCAGAACTGAGTGGGCAAGAGTACCAAACAGCTGCCTTTGTTGCTGGTGTTTTATCTTCTAACGGACTTCATGTTAGAGAGGGAGTGGGTAAAACTGGCGTAATCGGAGAATTGCAAGGTACTGGTAAAGACGATCGCATCTTAGCAATTCGTACTGATATGGATGCTTTGCCAATTCAAGAACGCACTGGTTTAGAGTTCGCTTCTCGTGTTCAAGGTTTGATGCACGCTTGTGGTCATGATGTTCATACCACAGTGGGTTTAGGAACGGCAATGGTACTATCTCAAATCGCAGAGGAGTTACCTGGAAAAATACGCTTTTTATTTCAGCCAGCAGAAGAAATTGCTCAAGGTGCCAACTGGATGGTATCAGATGGAGTAATGGAAAAAGTGAGTGGGGTATTGGGTGTTCATGTTTTTCCTTCCATCCCAGCTGGTTCAATTGGTGTACGCTACGGAGCCTTAACAGCAGCAGCAGACGATCTAGAAATTATTATCTTTGGAGAATCGGGACATGGTGCTCGCCCTCATGAGGCGATTGATGCAATTTGGATCGCCGCGCAAGTAGTTACTACGCTGCAACAAGCAATTAGCCGTACGCAAAATCCTTTGCGCCCTGTGGTGTTGAGCATTGGGCAAATTAATGGAGGCAGAGCGCCGAATGTAATTGCTGATCGAGTGCAGTTGTTAGGAACTGTGCGATCACTCCATCCAGAAACTCGTGCTAATTTACCAAACTGGATTGAAAAAATTGTCGCTAGTGTCTGCAATTCCTACGGTGCGAAATACCAAGTGAATTATCGCCAGGGGGTACCTAGTGTTCAAAATGATTATCTTTTAACACAGTTGTTGCAATCAGGAGCAGAAGAAGCTTGGGGAAGCGATCGCGTGCAAGTCTTACCCGAACCTTCTCTTGGTGCTGAAGATTTTTCCGTTTATTTAGAAAAAGCTCCTGGTTCTATGTTTCGTTTAGGTGTAGGTTTCCCAGATAGAGTCATTAACTACCCTTTACATCATCCTCAATTTGAAGTTGATGAATCTGCCATCATTACTGGAGTTGTGACTATGGCATATGCAGCCTATAAATATTGGCTGGTAAATTAAACTTTTTTAAGAAAATTTTTCTTTTTAACCCGTAATGAAGAGGAAAAACTTGTAGTTCTTCTCTTTAATAACGGGTTCTTAACTATGAGTTAAGTTAGGTAAAGTATCATAATATCCACCAATGATTTCTATAACATAGAACATAAAGCTATAAATTTATAACTTCTCTGACTAGAACTGCACTTAAAAAATAATAAAAAATAAAAGGTTTTTCATATCCGATACTGTAAATGATGGAGGATGTGAGCATGAGTGCAACAACCAAATTCAAAGATGTAGTCAAACTTATCCTACCAGAACGCATTGTTTGGCAAATACAAAGTCTTCTACATGAGATAGCAACTCGAAGGTTGCGTGGATTAGATTTTCATTTGAATCACCCAGATCGAGTGATACTTGAGGATAACATCATTCCTTACTTTGTTGCTCGGAGTGAGTTCAATAAAATTCTTTTCGTGGGCTGTGACTGGTTCACTAAACCATACGAAAAATACTTTAAAAATAAAGAGTACTGGACAATAGAAATTGAACCTAGTAAAGCTAAATATGGAGCAAAAAAA is a genomic window of Chlorogloeopsis sp. ULAP01 containing:
- a CDS encoding SDR family oxidoreductase, with protein sequence MPEEQTLQPPQQQAQQPGIESEMTPKPKAEDSQYQGSGKLKNKVALITGGDSGIGRAVAIAFAKEGAEIAIAYLNEHDDAKETKHLVEAQGRRAVTIAGDIGDETFCQQLVQQTVDEFGKLDILVNNAAEQHPQESIEDISKEQLERTFRTNIFSMFFLTKAAMKYLKEGSAIINTTSVTAYKGSPQLLDYSSTKGAIVAFTRSLSESLVEKGIRVNAVAPGPIWTPLIPATFPEDKVANFGKQVPMQRAGQPEEIAPSYVFLASDDASYMSGQVLHPNGGVVVNG
- a CDS encoding peptide ligase PGM1-related protein, which codes for MQIVNISDGKETDPFRLLQSTLRDRWQNIEGPTNSDVDILVVPSLSIDQRELKKVEGYEHYEERLLFSLIRLWNPRNRLIYVTSVPLHPSIIDYYLQLLPGIPFSHARNRLLLLSTYDSSLKPLSQKILERPRLLNRIRQALRLDKSFMICYNTTPLESELSLKLGVPLYAADPKLQIWGTKSGSREIFAESGVPHPDGSQRVWSADDLAQAAAELWERQPTLKRMVVKLNEGISGEGNALLDLRPIAELAPDQASHAHRVAAISDCFPKLRFQAKQETWENFSERITELGAIVEAFVEGEIKRSPSVQGRITPLGEVEILSTHDQILGGPDGQIYLGCRFPADKTYRMQLQQLGLKVGKKLAEKGALERFGVDFIAVDQGNGEWDFQAIEINLRKGGTTHPFMTLKLLTNGRYDLSTGLFYSQQGRPKYYIATDNLHKERYQGLLPNDLMDIIAQHRLHFDTGTETGTIFHLMGCLSQFGKLGLTSIGDSPQQAEEIYNKVVKVLDEETGGNNNNFSSFSEYSFPPTWDGFSC
- a CDS encoding serine/threonine-protein kinase — protein: MSNKSAVHCINPNCLRPYPQPWGNKFCNSCGAPLELIDRYVPMARLGSGGFAQIYTVWDQKTQTEKVLKVLVEDSPKALELFAQEAAVLSCLRHPGVPKIDTDGYFQRYWSDSQGQLNLPCLVMEKIDGQTLENILQNYYPQGCPQELVFNWLTQAADILEHLHQRNIIHRDIKPSNLMLRNPSPIAGEQLVLIDFGGAKQFEKTNISSESRSTKLFSSGYSPPEQIAGVNIGPAADFYALGRTMIELLTGKHPADLEDPLTGEFSWRRQANVNPVFADLLDEMVSEDARSRPANTAILQRRLAQISDAFSSNVGQTSRHITPPVRTTAPAPISTFFWELEKTLQQAFTSSTNIVRKIIVFIFRAIVQLIRACLDTIWSMFLTCIGAGIGTIIGYFFAYRTTWGAEVGEVLSEQLTVLLANNQSILGSEILIFAGAGFGTAWGLTVAGGYGQRRRFLVASLMGMISYSFGWFILQLFTPKDNGEGLVGLILAAVSLFILGLGLRSHQIVHAVIAAFGTAIPFALLMSLKLSSNLFDLFRPTNNWEELWLKIAFFGLIGIFISFWLGVSYYLIVPGLRLLGWRK
- a CDS encoding M20 family metallopeptidase, whose amino-acid sequence is MLTHIKDLAKTLAPRLIEIRRHIHSHPELSGQEYQTAAFVAGVLSSNGLHVREGVGKTGVIGELQGTGKDDRILAIRTDMDALPIQERTGLEFASRVQGLMHACGHDVHTTVGLGTAMVLSQIAEELPGKIRFLFQPAEEIAQGANWMVSDGVMEKVSGVLGVHVFPSIPAGSIGVRYGALTAAADDLEIIIFGESGHGARPHEAIDAIWIAAQVVTTLQQAISRTQNPLRPVVLSIGQINGGRAPNVIADRVQLLGTVRSLHPETRANLPNWIEKIVASVCNSYGAKYQVNYRQGVPSVQNDYLLTQLLQSGAEEAWGSDRVQVLPEPSLGAEDFSVYLEKAPGSMFRLGVGFPDRVINYPLHHPQFEVDESAIITGVVTMAYAAYKYWLVN